One window of the Doryrhamphus excisus isolate RoL2022-K1 chromosome 10, RoL_Dexc_1.0, whole genome shotgun sequence genome contains the following:
- the LOC131137579 gene encoding formin-like protein 3 isoform X2, producing MGNIESADGHTEMKHHVMPLKVPMPEPPELEEKFAIVLNSMNLPPDKARLLRQYDNEKKWDLICDQERFQVKNPPYTYIQKIRGYLDPDVTRKKFRRRVQESTKVLRELEISLRTNHIGWVREFLNDENRGLDVLVQYLSFAQCTVMLDFEGLENGEDVLSDKAKSWSRSIEDLHHVSTQPFCNSLVRSARQSVFRYGSVSSSKTIKNSRLVSQKDDVHVCVMCLRAIMNYQYGFNMVMSHAHAVNEIALSLNNKSSRTKALVLELLAAVCLVRGGHEIILSAFDNFKEVCKEKHRFERLMDYFRGEEGNIDFMVACMQFINIVVHSVEDMNFRVHLQYEFTKLGLDDYLEKYKHTESDKLSVQIQAYMDNVFDVGGLLEDAETKNAALEKVEELEEHLSHVTEKLLEVENETMMKVADLEKVLLQKDKDLQAIRETYESTSTQVNTLRRVIKEKDAAFQRHFNIERRLLELEQQGTIRLHKKPDGDISIEALGVGATGGVGGAVGSGGLGIPLADIGALSLGSTAALTEPGGPDPSLPPASEAPPPPHPPPPPPPPLPSTTGPSPPVPPPAPPLAPPLPEASPSVILSVGLSAIRIKKPIKTKFRLPVFNWTALKPNQINGTVFNEIDDERVLEVLDLEKFEELFKTRAQGPVVDVSCPKSKVAHKAVNKVTLLDANRSKNLAITLRKANKTTEEICKAIEKFDLKALPVDFVECLMRFLPTEAEVKVLRQYERERRPLDQLAEEDRFMLFFSKIERLTQRMNIITFVGNFADNVNMLTPQLNAIIAASGSVKSSPKLKRMLEIILALGNYMNSSKRGCVYGFKLQSLDLLLDTKSTDRKMTLLHYIAVIVKEKYPELATFYNELHFVDKAAAVSLENVLLDVRELGKGMDLIRRECSLHDHSVLKAFIQASDSQLDKLQRDSKTAEEAFNNVVNYFGESAKTTPPSVFFPVFVRFIKAYKDAVEENEQRKKQEEAMREKLLAQEAKQHDPKVQAQKKRHQQQELIAELRRRQAKDHRPVYEGKDGAIEDIITDLRNQPYLRADALIRNGWKRP from the exons ATGGGTAATATAGAAAGTGCGGACGGCCACACGGAGATGAAGCATCACGTCATGCCGCTAAAGGTGCCCATGCCGGAGCCTCCTGAGCTGGAGGAGAAGTTTGCCATTGTTTTG aACTCTATGAACCTTCCACCGGACAAAGCCCGCCTCCTCAGGCAGTACGACAACGAGAAGAAGTGGGACCTCATTTGTGACCAG GAGAGGTTTCAAGTGAAGAATCCACCTTACACGTACATCCAGAAAATACGAGGATACTTAGACCCTGACGTCACAAGAAAG AAGTTTCGCAGGAGGGTTCAGGAGTCCACCAAAGTCTTAAGGGAACTGGAAATATCTCTGAGAACAAACCACATCGG GTGGGTGAGGGAGTTCCTCAACGATGAGAACAGAGGTCTCGACGTCCTGGTGCAGTACCTCTCCTTCGCCCAGTGTACTGTCAT GTTGGATTTTGAGGGTCTGGAGAATGGGGAGGATGTCCTCTCGGATAAGGCTAAATCATGGAGCAGGTCTATAGAGGACTTGCATCACGTGAGCACTCAGCCCTTCTGCAACTCTCTGGTGCGCTCTGCCCGCCAGTCTGTCTTCCG CTACGGCTCCGTCTCCAGCAGCAAAACCATCAAGAACTCCCGACTCGTCAGCCAGAAGGACGACGTGCACGTGTGCGTCATGTGTTTGAGAGCCATTATGAACTACCAG TACGGCTTCAACATGGTCATGTCTCATGCGCACGCCGTCAATGAAATTGCCCTCAGCTTGAACAACAAGAGCTCACG GACAAAAGCTTTGGTCCTTGAACTGCTGGCCGCCGTCTGCCTTGTTCGAGGAGGCCACGAGATCATCCTATCGGCGTTTGACAACTTCAAAGAG GTCTGCAAAGAAAAGCATCGTTTTGAGCGTCTGATGGATTACTTCCGTGGTGAAGAAGGAAACATCGACTTCATG GTGGCTTGCATGCAGTTCATCAACATTGTGGTCCACTCGGTGGAGGACATGAACTTCCGAGTCCACCTCCAGTATGAATTCACCAAGCTGGGACTGGACGACTACCTGGAG aaatataaacacacaGAGAGCGACAAACTGTCGGTGCAGATCCAGGCCTACATGGACAACGTGTTTGACGTGGGTGGTCTTCTGGAGGACGCGGAGACAAAGAATGCAGCGCTGGAGAaggtggaggagctggaggagcacCTGTCTCAT GTGACGGAGAAGCTTCTGGAGGTTGAGAATGAAACCATGATGAAGGTGGCTGACTTGGAGAAGGTTCTCCTCCAGAAGGATAAGGATCTCCAAGCCATCCGG GAGACGTATGAGTCCACCAGCACGCAGGTCAACACCCTGAGGAGGGTCATCAAAGAGAAGGACGCCGCATTCCAGAGGCACTTCAACATCGAGAGGCGTCTTCTGGAGCTGGAGCAGCAAGGCACCATTCGTCTGCACAAGAAACCCGACGGGGACATTTCCATCGAGGCGCTTGGCGTGGGGGCCACGGGGGGCGTGGGCGGCGCCGTAGGAAGCGGCGGTCTTGGAATCCCGCTAGCCGATATCGGAGCTCTATCTTTGGGTTCAACAGCAGCCTTAACGGAACCGGGAGGACCGGACCCCAGTTTGCCCCCAGCCAGTGAAGCTCCGCCCCCACCtcacccgcccccgccgcctCCTCCCCCTCTGCCATCTACCACGG GCCCCAGTCCACCAGTTCCACCCCCTGCGCCCCCGCTGGCACCACCACTGCCTGAAGCGTCTCCCTCAGTCATCCTGAGTGTGGGTCTCTCAG ccattAGAATCAAGAAGCCCATCAAGACCAAGTTCCGCCTTCCTGTCTTTAACTGGACCGCCCTCAAGCCCAATCAGATCAATGGCACCGTGTTCAACGAGATCGATGATGAACGCGTTCTTGAG GTCCTGGATCTGGAGAAATTCGAGGAGCTGTTTAAAACCCGCGCCCAGGGTCCGGTTGTGGATGTGTCGTGCCCAAAGAGCAAAGTGGCTCACAAGGCGGTCAACAAAGTCACGCTGCTGGACGCCAACCGCTCCAAGAACTTAGCCATCACGCTGAGGAAGGCGAACAAAACCACGGAGGAGATCTGCAAAGCGATAGAGAA GTTTGATCTGAAGGCCTTACCCGTGGACTTCGTGGAGTGCCTGATGCGCTTCCTGCCCACGGAAGCGGAGGTGAAGGTGCTGCGCCAGTACGAACGGGAGCGCCGTCCGCTGGACCAGCTGGCGGAGGAGGACCGCTTCATGCTCTTCTTCAGCAAAATCGAGAGGCTGACGCAAAGGATGAACATCATCACCTTTGTGGGGAACTTCGCCGACAACGTCAACATGCTCACGCCGCAGCTCAACGCCATCATCGCCGCCTCGGGCTCGGTGAAGTCCTCACCCAAGTTAAAAAGAATGCTGGAG ATCATCTTAGCTCTGGGAAACTACATGAACAGCAGCAAGCGAGGGTGCGTTTATGGCTTCAAACTGCAAAGTCTCGATTTG CTGCTGGACACCAAGTCCACAGACAGGAAGATGACGCTGCTGCATTACATCGCCGTCATCGTGAAGGAGAAATATCCCGAGCTGGCCACCTTCTACAATGAACTGCACTTTGTGGATAAAGCTGCAGCGG TGTCGCTGGAAAACGTGCTGCTGGACGTGCGAGAGTTGGGCAAAGGCATGGATCTGATCCGTAGGGAGTGTAGCCTCCACGACCATTCCGTCCTCAAAGCCTTCATCCAGGCCAGCGACTCCCAGCTGGACAAACTGCAGAGGGATTCCAAGACCGCAGAG GAAGCCTTCAATAACGTGGTGAACTACTTTGGAGAGAGCGCCAAGACAACTCCACCCTCCGTGTTCTTCCCCGTGTTTGTACGCTTCATCAAGGCCTACAAG GATGCGGTGGAGGAAaacgaacaaaggaaaaagcaGGAGGAAGCAATGAGAGAAAAGTTACTGGCCCAAGAGGCCAAGCAGCACGACCCTAAG GTTCAAGCCCAGAAGAAGAGGCACCAACAGCAGGAGCTGATTGCGGAGCTGCGCAGGCGGCAGGCCAAGGACCATCGGCCCGTGTACGAGGGCAAGGATGGCGCCATAGAGGACATCATCACAG ATCTGAGAAACCAGCCTTACCTGAGAGCTGATGCCTTGATCCGGAACGGTTGGAAGAGACCCTAA
- the LOC131137579 gene encoding formin-like protein 3 isoform X1, with product MGNIESADGHTEMKHHVMPLKVPMPEPPELEEKFAIVLNSMNLPPDKARLLRQYDNEKKWDLICDQERFQVKNPPYTYIQKIRGYLDPDVTRKKFRRRVQESTKVLRELEISLRTNHIGWVREFLNDENRGLDVLVQYLSFAQCTVMLDFEGLENGEDVLSDKAKSWSRSIEDLHHVSTQPFCNSLVRSARQSVFRYGSVSSSKTIKNSRLVSQKDDVHVCVMCLRAIMNYQYGFNMVMSHAHAVNEIALSLNNKSSRTKALVLELLAAVCLVRGGHEIILSAFDNFKEVCKEKHRFERLMDYFRGEEGNIDFMVACMQFINIVVHSVEDMNFRVHLQYEFTKLGLDDYLEKYKHTESDKLSVQIQAYMDNVFDVGGLLEDAETKNAALEKVEELEEHLSHVTEKLLEVENETMMKVADLEKVLLQKDKDLQAIRETYESTSTQVNTLRRVIKEKDAAFQRHFNIERRLLELEQQGTIRLHKKPDGDISIEALGVGATGGVGGAVGSGGLGIPLADIGALSLGSTAALTEPGGPDPSLPPASEAPPPPHPPPPPPPPLPSTTGPSPPVPPPAPPLAPPLPEASPSVILSVGLSAIRIKKPIKTKFRLPVFNWTALKPNQINGTVFNEIDDERVLEVLDLEKFEELFKTRAQGPVVDVSCPKSKVAHKAVNKVTLLDANRSKNLAITLRKANKTTEEICKAIEKFDLKALPVDFVECLMRFLPTEAEVKVLRQYERERRPLDQLAEEDRFMLFFSKIERLTQRMNIITFVGNFADNVNMLTPQLNAIIAASGSVKSSPKLKRMLEIILALGNYMNSSKRGCVYGFKLQSLDLLLDTKSTDRKMTLLHYIAVIVKEKYPELATFYNELHFVDKAAAVSLENVLLDVRELGKGMDLIRRECSLHDHSVLKAFIQASDSQLDKLQRDSKTAEEAFNNVVNYFGESAKTTPPSVFFPVFVRFIKAYKDAVEENEQRKKQEEAMREKLLAQEAKQHDPKVQAQKKRHQQQELIAELRRRQAKDHRPVYEGKDGAIEDIITVLKSVPFTARTAKRGSRFFCEANLCDDANC from the exons ATGGGTAATATAGAAAGTGCGGACGGCCACACGGAGATGAAGCATCACGTCATGCCGCTAAAGGTGCCCATGCCGGAGCCTCCTGAGCTGGAGGAGAAGTTTGCCATTGTTTTG aACTCTATGAACCTTCCACCGGACAAAGCCCGCCTCCTCAGGCAGTACGACAACGAGAAGAAGTGGGACCTCATTTGTGACCAG GAGAGGTTTCAAGTGAAGAATCCACCTTACACGTACATCCAGAAAATACGAGGATACTTAGACCCTGACGTCACAAGAAAG AAGTTTCGCAGGAGGGTTCAGGAGTCCACCAAAGTCTTAAGGGAACTGGAAATATCTCTGAGAACAAACCACATCGG GTGGGTGAGGGAGTTCCTCAACGATGAGAACAGAGGTCTCGACGTCCTGGTGCAGTACCTCTCCTTCGCCCAGTGTACTGTCAT GTTGGATTTTGAGGGTCTGGAGAATGGGGAGGATGTCCTCTCGGATAAGGCTAAATCATGGAGCAGGTCTATAGAGGACTTGCATCACGTGAGCACTCAGCCCTTCTGCAACTCTCTGGTGCGCTCTGCCCGCCAGTCTGTCTTCCG CTACGGCTCCGTCTCCAGCAGCAAAACCATCAAGAACTCCCGACTCGTCAGCCAGAAGGACGACGTGCACGTGTGCGTCATGTGTTTGAGAGCCATTATGAACTACCAG TACGGCTTCAACATGGTCATGTCTCATGCGCACGCCGTCAATGAAATTGCCCTCAGCTTGAACAACAAGAGCTCACG GACAAAAGCTTTGGTCCTTGAACTGCTGGCCGCCGTCTGCCTTGTTCGAGGAGGCCACGAGATCATCCTATCGGCGTTTGACAACTTCAAAGAG GTCTGCAAAGAAAAGCATCGTTTTGAGCGTCTGATGGATTACTTCCGTGGTGAAGAAGGAAACATCGACTTCATG GTGGCTTGCATGCAGTTCATCAACATTGTGGTCCACTCGGTGGAGGACATGAACTTCCGAGTCCACCTCCAGTATGAATTCACCAAGCTGGGACTGGACGACTACCTGGAG aaatataaacacacaGAGAGCGACAAACTGTCGGTGCAGATCCAGGCCTACATGGACAACGTGTTTGACGTGGGTGGTCTTCTGGAGGACGCGGAGACAAAGAATGCAGCGCTGGAGAaggtggaggagctggaggagcacCTGTCTCAT GTGACGGAGAAGCTTCTGGAGGTTGAGAATGAAACCATGATGAAGGTGGCTGACTTGGAGAAGGTTCTCCTCCAGAAGGATAAGGATCTCCAAGCCATCCGG GAGACGTATGAGTCCACCAGCACGCAGGTCAACACCCTGAGGAGGGTCATCAAAGAGAAGGACGCCGCATTCCAGAGGCACTTCAACATCGAGAGGCGTCTTCTGGAGCTGGAGCAGCAAGGCACCATTCGTCTGCACAAGAAACCCGACGGGGACATTTCCATCGAGGCGCTTGGCGTGGGGGCCACGGGGGGCGTGGGCGGCGCCGTAGGAAGCGGCGGTCTTGGAATCCCGCTAGCCGATATCGGAGCTCTATCTTTGGGTTCAACAGCAGCCTTAACGGAACCGGGAGGACCGGACCCCAGTTTGCCCCCAGCCAGTGAAGCTCCGCCCCCACCtcacccgcccccgccgcctCCTCCCCCTCTGCCATCTACCACGG GCCCCAGTCCACCAGTTCCACCCCCTGCGCCCCCGCTGGCACCACCACTGCCTGAAGCGTCTCCCTCAGTCATCCTGAGTGTGGGTCTCTCAG ccattAGAATCAAGAAGCCCATCAAGACCAAGTTCCGCCTTCCTGTCTTTAACTGGACCGCCCTCAAGCCCAATCAGATCAATGGCACCGTGTTCAACGAGATCGATGATGAACGCGTTCTTGAG GTCCTGGATCTGGAGAAATTCGAGGAGCTGTTTAAAACCCGCGCCCAGGGTCCGGTTGTGGATGTGTCGTGCCCAAAGAGCAAAGTGGCTCACAAGGCGGTCAACAAAGTCACGCTGCTGGACGCCAACCGCTCCAAGAACTTAGCCATCACGCTGAGGAAGGCGAACAAAACCACGGAGGAGATCTGCAAAGCGATAGAGAA GTTTGATCTGAAGGCCTTACCCGTGGACTTCGTGGAGTGCCTGATGCGCTTCCTGCCCACGGAAGCGGAGGTGAAGGTGCTGCGCCAGTACGAACGGGAGCGCCGTCCGCTGGACCAGCTGGCGGAGGAGGACCGCTTCATGCTCTTCTTCAGCAAAATCGAGAGGCTGACGCAAAGGATGAACATCATCACCTTTGTGGGGAACTTCGCCGACAACGTCAACATGCTCACGCCGCAGCTCAACGCCATCATCGCCGCCTCGGGCTCGGTGAAGTCCTCACCCAAGTTAAAAAGAATGCTGGAG ATCATCTTAGCTCTGGGAAACTACATGAACAGCAGCAAGCGAGGGTGCGTTTATGGCTTCAAACTGCAAAGTCTCGATTTG CTGCTGGACACCAAGTCCACAGACAGGAAGATGACGCTGCTGCATTACATCGCCGTCATCGTGAAGGAGAAATATCCCGAGCTGGCCACCTTCTACAATGAACTGCACTTTGTGGATAAAGCTGCAGCGG TGTCGCTGGAAAACGTGCTGCTGGACGTGCGAGAGTTGGGCAAAGGCATGGATCTGATCCGTAGGGAGTGTAGCCTCCACGACCATTCCGTCCTCAAAGCCTTCATCCAGGCCAGCGACTCCCAGCTGGACAAACTGCAGAGGGATTCCAAGACCGCAGAG GAAGCCTTCAATAACGTGGTGAACTACTTTGGAGAGAGCGCCAAGACAACTCCACCCTCCGTGTTCTTCCCCGTGTTTGTACGCTTCATCAAGGCCTACAAG GATGCGGTGGAGGAAaacgaacaaaggaaaaagcaGGAGGAAGCAATGAGAGAAAAGTTACTGGCCCAAGAGGCCAAGCAGCACGACCCTAAG GTTCAAGCCCAGAAGAAGAGGCACCAACAGCAGGAGCTGATTGCGGAGCTGCGCAGGCGGCAGGCCAAGGACCATCGGCCCGTGTACGAGGGCAAGGATGGCGCCATAGAGGACATCATCACAG tACTGAAGAGCGTGCCCTTCACAGCCCGCACGGCTAAACGCGGCTCACGGTTCTTCTGTGAAGCCAACCTCTGTGACGACGCCAACTGCTAG